The following are encoded together in the Myxococcales bacterium genome:
- a CDS encoding TRASH domain-containing protein: MTKPVMVFLAAMVMASCQRPAGGSDTSGSGPGATAQTVLERVEPKKVCMVNNRYMGQDQAAVVVENKTYYGCCPMCEKRLNDEPATRSATDPVSGHRVDKASAVIGKLRTGSSKKVLYFESDETFAAYRGEKLSDARR, from the coding sequence ATGACCAAACCGGTGATGGTCTTCCTTGCAGCGATGGTCATGGCGAGCTGCCAGAGACCTGCGGGCGGCTCTGACACGAGCGGCTCCGGTCCGGGCGCGACCGCCCAGACCGTGCTCGAGCGCGTCGAGCCCAAGAAAGTCTGCATGGTCAACAACCGCTACATGGGGCAAGACCAAGCCGCCGTCGTCGTGGAAAATAAGACCTACTACGGCTGTTGCCCCATGTGTGAGAAGCGGCTGAACGACGAGCCGGCGACCCGTAGCGCCACCGATCCAGTCAGCGGGCATCGAGTCGACAAAGCGAGCGCCGTGATCGGCAAGCTCAGAACCGGGAGCAGCAAGAAGGTGCTCTACTTCGAAAGCGACGAAACCTTCGCTGCCTATCGAGGGGAGAAACTGAGCGACGCTCGACGCTGA
- a CDS encoding PepSY domain-containing protein: MNRRLYALHRWLSAAAFLQLAIWTLSGAFFAMVPIETVRGPFVQDANVRPLEAGEVVAPGVALGRAAALGLDAPTSLELRASPAGRFWLVRAKNRAIRLSAESEQTAPITHEETEATARRDQPASPAVHEAHRLEAAPVELRGKPLPAWRVEFDDAAHTVVYVDATSGEVTARRSDLWRVYDFLWSLHIMDYRERESFNHLLIRGASVLAVLTVFSGVVLWVLRARRWWRERT, encoded by the coding sequence ATGAACCGGCGACTCTACGCGCTGCATCGCTGGCTCTCGGCAGCGGCGTTCTTGCAGCTCGCGATCTGGACGCTCAGCGGCGCGTTCTTCGCCATGGTCCCGATCGAGACCGTGCGTGGCCCCTTCGTCCAGGACGCCAATGTCCGTCCGCTGGAGGCTGGCGAGGTCGTCGCGCCCGGAGTGGCTCTCGGCCGCGCAGCAGCGCTCGGCCTCGACGCGCCGACCAGCCTCGAGCTTCGCGCCTCACCTGCAGGCCGATTTTGGCTGGTTCGCGCCAAGAACCGCGCGATACGCCTCTCCGCCGAGAGCGAACAAACTGCCCCGATCACGCACGAAGAAACCGAAGCAACCGCGCGCCGCGATCAACCCGCATCGCCGGCCGTACACGAAGCGCACCGGCTCGAAGCGGCTCCCGTCGAGCTTCGGGGGAAGCCGCTGCCTGCATGGCGAGTCGAATTCGACGACGCCGCGCACACCGTCGTCTACGTCGACGCCACCTCGGGGGAGGTGACGGCGCGGCGCAGCGACCTCTGGCGCGTCTACGACTTCCTCTGGTCGCTCCACATCATGGACTACCGCGAGCGAGAGAGCTTCAACCACTTGCTGATCCGGGGCGCGTCGGTGCTCGCCGTGCTCACCGTATTCAGCGGTGTCGTGCTGTGGGTGCTTCGCGCCAGACGTTGGTGGCGAGAGCGGACTTGA
- a CDS encoding Rieske (2Fe-2S) protein produces MFDSALIGRDELGYYARSAICTHQGCNLASLDAVVPEGVACPCHGSIFDNHGVVLPDQPAKLDLRPVALALGCDGGLYVDLATTVSPDFRLPLPLGRRTSCTRRAL; encoded by the coding sequence ATGTTCGATAGCGCCCTGATCGGCCGCGACGAGCTGGGCTACTACGCCCGTTCTGCGATCTGCACGCACCAGGGCTGCAATCTCGCGAGCCTCGACGCGGTGGTCCCCGAGGGCGTTGCTTGCCCCTGTCATGGCTCGATCTTCGACAACCACGGAGTAGTGCTCCCTGACCAACCCGCGAAGCTCGACCTCCGTCCCGTCGCGCTCGCGCTGGGCTGCGACGGCGGGCTGTACGTGGACCTCGCAACCACCGTCTCTCCCGACTTCCGGCTGCCGCTCCCTTTAGGACGGCGCACGTCTTGCACGCGGCGAGCCCTGTGA
- a CDS encoding recombinase family protein, whose translation MPRTTEDGIAVAVYSRFSTDRQDARSIDDQIRRCRAYATSWGYRVVAEYKDAAISGAHVERAEMQRLLAAARSRGGPPFRAVLVDDLSRLSRDLGDTWQIVFRDLASADVKVVDVTTGLASDGAGARLTFGAMALVNDTFLQLVRAETHRGLEGRALGGFWTGGRCYGYSTVTEENPPDPEHPRKRSVIEPVEAALVVRVFRLFANGSSLKKIASTLNEEGLAAPNDGGRGNKKGHGWGHTTIRAMLCNERYLGRFTWNQSKWVRVPGRKSRRRVKRPEAEWVSHEYPELAIVPRDLWDAAQARFRRVYATARGRPAGTGHHVHLVSGLMRCGVCGGSMTIVGRKAKAGVSYARFGCTAHASRGASICANSLSVSEKKASRTLVNALKEKLDRPEVMERFVSTFKQRAASLRSGAGVNGADDVERRVRDCERRVANLTESLAKLGWSDALASKLREEEAQLGKLKSERSVAAKERGPRVVPHPAAIAAYLKNLLALLETDPVRGRELLSRFVAPIVMTPETEGPVRRYRATGAFNLSFFLAGAAASESGSGKSGCAGRI comes from the coding sequence GTGCCGAGGACGACTGAGGACGGAATCGCGGTTGCGGTCTACTCTCGGTTTTCTACGGACCGTCAGGACGCGCGTTCGATTGACGATCAGATTCGCCGCTGCCGAGCCTATGCAACGAGCTGGGGGTACCGCGTCGTCGCCGAGTACAAGGATGCCGCGATCTCGGGCGCCCACGTCGAGCGCGCAGAGATGCAGCGCCTGCTCGCCGCGGCGCGCTCGAGAGGTGGCCCGCCGTTCCGAGCGGTCCTGGTCGACGATCTCTCCAGGCTGTCGCGCGACCTCGGAGACACGTGGCAAATCGTGTTCCGCGACCTCGCCTCGGCGGACGTGAAGGTGGTCGACGTGACGACCGGCTTGGCCTCGGATGGCGCCGGCGCGCGGCTCACCTTCGGCGCGATGGCGCTGGTCAACGACACGTTCCTTCAGCTCGTGCGCGCCGAGACGCACCGCGGGCTTGAAGGGCGTGCCCTTGGCGGTTTCTGGACCGGTGGCAGATGCTACGGTTACTCGACGGTCACCGAAGAGAACCCGCCCGACCCCGAGCACCCCAGGAAGCGTTCCGTGATCGAGCCCGTCGAGGCGGCGCTGGTCGTACGGGTGTTCCGCCTCTTCGCCAACGGCTCTTCGTTGAAGAAGATCGCGTCTACGCTCAATGAGGAGGGACTCGCGGCGCCGAACGATGGCGGGCGTGGCAACAAGAAAGGCCACGGCTGGGGCCACACGACGATCCGGGCAATGCTGTGCAACGAGCGGTACCTTGGCCGCTTCACCTGGAACCAATCGAAGTGGGTCCGCGTTCCCGGACGCAAGAGCCGCCGGCGCGTGAAGCGGCCCGAGGCGGAGTGGGTCTCGCACGAGTACCCCGAGCTCGCGATCGTTCCGAGGGATCTGTGGGACGCTGCGCAGGCTCGCTTCCGCCGTGTGTACGCGACGGCGAGGGGTCGCCCCGCCGGTACAGGGCATCACGTTCACCTTGTCTCCGGCCTCATGCGCTGCGGGGTCTGCGGGGGCAGCATGACGATTGTCGGACGGAAGGCGAAGGCCGGCGTCTCCTACGCCAGATTCGGCTGCACTGCCCACGCCTCGCGAGGCGCCTCGATCTGCGCGAATTCGCTGTCGGTCTCGGAGAAGAAGGCGTCCCGAACGCTGGTCAACGCGTTGAAGGAGAAGCTCGACCGGCCCGAGGTCATGGAGCGCTTCGTGTCGACGTTCAAGCAGCGGGCGGCGAGCCTGCGCAGCGGGGCGGGCGTGAACGGAGCGGACGACGTCGAACGCCGTGTCCGCGACTGCGAGCGCCGCGTCGCGAACCTGACGGAGTCCCTGGCCAAGCTGGGGTGGTCCGACGCGCTGGCCTCAAAGCTCCGCGAGGAAGAGGCGCAGCTGGGCAAGCTCAAGTCCGAGCGTTCCGTAGCGGCCAAGGAGCGTGGGCCGCGCGTCGTGCCGCATCCGGCCGCGATAGCCGCCTACCTGAAGAACCTCCTCGCTCTCCTCGAGACCGACCCGGTCCGTGGCCGCGAGCTCCTCTCGCGGTTCGTTGCGCCGATTGTGATGACGCCAGAAACCGAAGGCCCCGTCCGCCGCTATCGGGCAACCGGGGCCTTCAATCTTTCGTTTTTCCTGGCCGGTGCTGCTGCCAGCGAAAGTGGGTCAGGAAAGTCGGGTTGCGCGGGCAGGATTTGA
- a CDS encoding DUF3892 domain-containing protein, which yields MDRRVTTTKRDRNGKIVALCHAGQPWSPRKATDVIRDINSSKKSYYVKEAERRTYVRVSAGSLQTTTDEASENNLNNLPTT from the coding sequence ATGGATCGCAGAGTGACTACGACGAAGCGGGACCGAAACGGAAAGATCGTCGCGCTGTGCCACGCGGGGCAGCCTTGGTCGCCGCGCAAGGCGACGGATGTCATCCGGGACATCAACAGCAGCAAGAAGAGCTACTACGTGAAAGAGGCCGAGAGACGAACCTACGTTCGCGTATCGGCGGGCTCGCTCCAGACCACGACCGACGAAGCGAGCGAGAACAACCTGAACAACCTGCCCACGACCTGA
- a CDS encoding ABC-F family ATP-binding cassette domain-containing protein, whose amino-acid sequence MLRLDSVAKQHGKQILFADASFAVFRGDRVGLVGPNGSGKSTIFRMIVKEEDPDAGQVMVDKGTTVGYFSQDVGDMQGQSVVSATLDGAGPVSEVAQRLAELEHQLADPELVDQMDRLIEEFGDAQARFEELGGYALDARAREILAGLGFSAEVMDGDVGALSGGWKMRVALARILLMRPDALLLDEPTNHLDLESILWLEQFLKGFDGALIMTSHDHEFLNRLVNRIVEIDGGELTSFTGDYESYLAQRALLDAQQQSEFERQKAMLAKEEAFIARFKARASHAAQVQSRVKKLEKIERVEPPIRRKKLRFDFSESPRSGDDVAKLDGVKKAYGSRVIYDGLDLLIRRKERWCVMGINGAGKSTLLKLIAGSTEPDAGRVTVGASVKLGYFAQHSMELLDPASSVWDMLIGKFPHATVGSLKTLAGVFGFPGEDVEKPCKILSGGEKARLVLALMLYDPPNFLVLDEPTNHLDLATKEMLIEALAGYDGTMLFVSHDRHFLRLLSNRVLEVSPEGVRSFGGGYAEYVSEVGYEAPGMRG is encoded by the coding sequence ATGCTCCGCCTGGACTCCGTCGCCAAACAACACGGAAAACAGATCCTGTTTGCCGACGCCTCCTTCGCGGTGTTTCGCGGCGATCGTGTGGGCCTCGTCGGGCCGAACGGCTCGGGCAAGTCAACGATCTTCCGCATGATCGTCAAGGAAGAGGACCCCGATGCCGGCCAGGTGATGGTCGATAAGGGCACGACCGTCGGGTACTTCAGCCAGGACGTCGGGGACATGCAGGGCCAGAGTGTGGTCTCCGCGACCCTCGACGGCGCGGGCCCGGTCTCCGAGGTGGCCCAGCGCCTCGCGGAGCTCGAGCACCAACTGGCCGACCCAGAGTTGGTGGATCAGATGGACCGTCTGATCGAAGAGTTCGGCGACGCCCAGGCCCGCTTCGAGGAGCTCGGTGGTTACGCCCTCGACGCCCGCGCTCGGGAGATCTTGGCTGGCCTCGGGTTCTCCGCCGAGGTGATGGACGGCGACGTCGGCGCGCTCTCCGGCGGCTGGAAGATGCGGGTTGCGCTCGCACGCATCCTCTTGATGCGGCCGGATGCGCTCTTGCTCGACGAACCGACGAACCATCTCGATCTCGAATCGATCCTGTGGCTCGAGCAGTTCCTCAAGGGCTTCGACGGCGCGCTGATCATGACCTCGCACGATCACGAGTTCCTGAACCGACTCGTCAATCGCATCGTCGAGATCGATGGCGGAGAGCTGACGAGCTTCACTGGAGACTACGAGAGTTATCTCGCCCAGCGCGCGCTGCTTGACGCCCAGCAGCAGAGTGAGTTCGAGCGCCAGAAGGCGATGCTCGCCAAAGAAGAGGCATTCATCGCCCGCTTCAAGGCCCGGGCCAGCCACGCCGCGCAGGTCCAGTCGCGGGTGAAGAAGCTGGAGAAGATCGAGCGGGTCGAGCCGCCCATCCGCCGCAAGAAGCTGCGCTTCGACTTTTCGGAGTCACCCCGCTCCGGCGATGACGTCGCCAAGCTAGACGGCGTGAAGAAGGCCTACGGCTCCCGCGTGATCTACGACGGGCTGGATCTGCTGATCCGCCGCAAGGAGCGCTGGTGTGTGATGGGCATCAACGGCGCGGGCAAGAGCACACTGCTCAAGCTCATCGCGGGGAGCACGGAGCCCGACGCGGGGCGCGTGACCGTCGGCGCCAGCGTGAAGCTCGGCTACTTCGCCCAGCACTCGATGGAGCTCCTGGATCCCGCGAGCAGCGTCTGGGACATGTTGATCGGGAAGTTTCCCCACGCCACGGTGGGTTCGTTGAAGACACTAGCCGGGGTGTTCGGCTTTCCCGGAGAGGACGTGGAGAAACCCTGCAAGATCCTGTCGGGCGGCGAGAAGGCGCGGCTGGTCCTGGCGCTCATGCTCTACGACCCGCCGAACTTCCTCGTGCTCGACGAACCCACCAACCACCTGGACCTCGCGACGAAAGAGATGCTGATCGAAGCGCTGGCTGGCTACGACGGCACGATGTTGTTCGTGTCCCACGATCGTCACTTCCTGCGCTTGCTCTCGAATCGTGTGCTCGAGGTCTCGCCGGAGGGCGTGCGCAGCTTCGGTGGCGGCTACGCCGAGTACGTGTCCGAGGTCGGCTACGAAGCACCCGGCATGCGGGGCTGA
- a CDS encoding MerR family transcriptional regulator, translated as MARKVRLNIAPALHEHEHERSPLAEPRVDELGVSPDAVLLVGDLAKSTGKTVRAIHLYEDLGLLRPHERSKGRYRIFGPDALIRVRWITKLQSLGFSLSEIKELVKAQGDSESAKLAASRLSEVYLAKLAETRAKVDELKQLEEELVDSLNYLSTCGSACEPRVSVHACPTCERHPAENAPDLVAGAQTH; from the coding sequence ATGGCCCGCAAAGTCCGCCTCAACATCGCACCCGCGCTGCACGAGCATGAGCACGAGCGCTCGCCGCTGGCAGAGCCACGGGTGGACGAGCTCGGCGTGAGCCCGGACGCCGTGCTCTTGGTGGGTGACCTCGCGAAGTCGACCGGCAAGACCGTGCGTGCGATTCACCTGTACGAGGACCTCGGCCTGTTGCGTCCTCACGAGCGCAGCAAGGGGCGCTACCGGATCTTCGGACCCGACGCGCTGATCCGTGTGCGCTGGATCACGAAGCTGCAGTCGCTCGGATTCTCGCTCTCGGAGATCAAGGAGCTGGTGAAGGCTCAGGGCGACTCGGAGAGCGCGAAGCTCGCGGCCAGCCGCCTGTCGGAAGTCTATCTGGCAAAGCTCGCCGAGACCCGGGCCAAGGTCGACGAGCTGAAGCAGCTCGAGGAAGAGCTGGTCGACAGCCTGAACTACCTGAGTACTTGTGGATCCGCTTGTGAGCCTCGCGTGTCGGTGCACGCCTGTCCGACTTGTGAGCGTCACCCCGCGGAGAACGCGCCCGACCTGGTTGCCGGCGCCCAGACGCACTGA
- a CDS encoding IscS subfamily cysteine desulfurase, translated as MALKFPIYMDNHATTRVDPRVVEAMLPFFNETFGNAASRTHAFGWEAEAAVEDARETIAGLINAESGKEIVFTSGATESDNLAIKGVAEYYKSKGNHIVTTVIEHKAVLDSCKRLEKQGYEVTYVNVGTDGLVDPDDIRRALTDKTILVSVMLANNEVGTIQPIGEIGKITRERGVLLHSDAVQGIGKAEFDVRAMNVDLASLTAHKLYGPKGVGALYVRRSKPRVRLAAQMDGGGHERGNRSGTLNVPGIIGFAKACELLKREGKAENERIRALRERLHQGIGKVLDEVVLNGHPEKRLPGNLNLSFSFVEGEGLMMAIKDVAVSSGSACTSASLEPSYVLRSMGLDEELAHSSIRFGLGRFNTEEEVDYVIELVVGKVKKLRDMSPLYEMFKEGIDLKSIQWVPH; from the coding sequence ATGGCCCTCAAATTCCCCATCTACATGGACAACCACGCGACGACGCGGGTCGACCCGCGCGTCGTGGAGGCAATGCTGCCGTTCTTCAACGAGACCTTCGGCAACGCTGCGAGCCGTACCCACGCGTTCGGCTGGGAAGCCGAGGCGGCAGTCGAGGACGCGCGCGAGACCATTGCTGGGCTGATCAACGCCGAGAGCGGCAAAGAGATCGTGTTCACCTCCGGCGCCACCGAGAGCGACAACCTCGCGATCAAGGGCGTCGCCGAGTACTACAAATCCAAAGGCAACCACATCGTCACCACGGTGATCGAGCACAAGGCCGTGCTCGACTCGTGCAAACGCCTCGAGAAGCAGGGTTACGAGGTCACCTACGTCAACGTGGGGACCGACGGCCTGGTGGACCCGGACGACATTCGTCGCGCGCTGACTGACAAGACCATCTTGGTCAGCGTGATGCTGGCCAACAACGAGGTCGGCACGATCCAGCCCATCGGTGAGATCGGCAAGATCACCCGCGAGCGTGGGGTGCTGCTCCATAGCGACGCAGTGCAGGGCATTGGCAAGGCGGAGTTCGACGTGCGCGCCATGAACGTCGACCTGGCGTCGCTGACGGCCCACAAACTCTATGGCCCCAAGGGTGTCGGAGCGCTGTACGTGCGGCGGAGCAAGCCGAGGGTGCGGCTGGCGGCGCAGATGGACGGCGGCGGGCACGAGCGTGGCAACCGCTCCGGTACGCTGAACGTGCCGGGCATCATCGGCTTCGCCAAGGCGTGTGAGCTCTTGAAGCGCGAGGGCAAGGCCGAGAACGAGCGCATCCGTGCACTGCGCGAGCGGCTGCACCAGGGCATCGGCAAGGTGCTCGACGAGGTGGTCCTGAACGGCCACCCCGAGAAACGCCTGCCCGGCAACCTGAACCTCTCCTTCTCTTTCGTCGAGGGTGAGGGCTTGATGATGGCGATCAAGGACGTGGCGGTCTCCAGCGGCTCGGCGTGCACCAGCGCCAGCCTGGAGCCGAGCTACGTGCTGCGCTCGATGGGGCTCGACGAAGAGCTGGCCCACTCGAGCATTCGATTTGGTCTTGGGCGCTTCAATACCGAAGAAGAGGTCGACTACGTGATCGAGCTCGTCGTCGGCAAGGTGAAGAAGCTCCGAGACATGTCCCCGCTCTACGAGATGTTCAAAGAGGGCATCGACCTGAAGAGCATTCAATGGGTTCCCCACTGA
- the iscU gene encoding Fe-S cluster assembly scaffold IscU, with protein MAYSDKVIEHYENPKNVGTLDKEDPNVGTGLVGAPACGDVMRLQIKVSDEGMIEDARFKTFGCGSAIASSSLATEWIKGKHIDEAQTIQNSQIAEELNLPPVKIHCSVLAEDAIKSAIEDFRQKRAARQALAGSAGAEQPAARAKGAE; from the coding sequence ATGGCCTACAGCGACAAAGTCATCGAACACTACGAAAATCCCAAGAATGTGGGGACCCTCGACAAGGAGGACCCCAACGTCGGAACGGGATTGGTCGGCGCTCCCGCGTGTGGCGACGTGATGCGGCTTCAAATCAAGGTCAGCGACGAAGGGATGATCGAAGACGCGCGCTTCAAGACCTTCGGATGTGGCTCGGCCATCGCTTCGAGCTCGCTGGCGACGGAGTGGATCAAGGGCAAACACATCGACGAGGCCCAGACCATCCAGAACAGCCAGATCGCCGAGGAGCTCAACCTGCCTCCGGTGAAGATCCACTGCTCGGTGCTCGCGGAAGACGCCATCAAGAGTGCGATCGAGGATTTTCGCCAGAAGCGCGCGGCGCGTCAGGCGCTGGCGGGCTCGGCGGGCGCCGAGCAGCCCGCGGCACGAGCGAAGGGCGCGGAGTGA
- a CDS encoding iron-sulfur cluster assembly accessory protein has translation MQAMTTESSASEPPRPAESERKLSLLITDKAAEFARQKLAKRGTPEAAIRLGIKGGGCSGFSYVIAFEDEAPRERDRVFEADGVRFIVDKKSLIYLAGSALDFEKTLMFQGFKFRNPNEATSCGCGHSFTVK, from the coding sequence ATGCAAGCCATGACGACAGAGTCCAGTGCAAGTGAACCCCCGCGGCCGGCCGAGTCGGAGCGCAAGCTCTCGCTCTTGATCACCGACAAGGCGGCGGAGTTTGCCCGTCAGAAGCTGGCGAAGCGTGGTACGCCAGAAGCGGCGATCCGCCTGGGCATCAAAGGCGGGGGCTGCTCGGGTTTCAGCTACGTCATTGCCTTCGAGGACGAGGCGCCGCGGGAGCGCGACCGGGTGTTCGAGGCGGACGGGGTGCGGTTCATCGTCGACAAAAAGAGCCTGATCTACCTGGCCGGCTCGGCCCTCGACTTCGAGAAGACGTTGATGTTTCAGGGGTTCAAGTTCCGGAACCCGAACGAAGCCACGAGCTGCGGCTGCGGGCATTCCTTCACCGTGAAGTAG
- the hscB gene encoding Fe-S protein assembly co-chaperone HscB, with the protein MHDPFATLGLEPRFDLDLEEAERRHRELSRTLHPDRYSGSPPAERRAALGKAIEVNAAWRALKDPIRRGEALLVRLGVHVEEGQEPKPEPTLLFEMMEKREELAAAGKHKDMARLAALVAEMKAREASATRALGAEFERAAENGGALAHTPALLTGLGELRYVRRFLDEAAAIEDELG; encoded by the coding sequence ATGCACGACCCATTCGCGACCTTGGGGCTCGAGCCCCGCTTCGATCTCGACCTCGAGGAGGCGGAGCGCCGCCATCGCGAGCTGAGTCGCACGCTGCACCCCGATCGCTACTCTGGCAGCCCACCGGCGGAGCGTCGTGCGGCGTTGGGGAAGGCCATCGAGGTGAACGCGGCCTGGCGGGCGCTCAAGGATCCGATCCGCCGTGGCGAGGCGTTGCTCGTGCGCTTGGGCGTCCACGTCGAAGAGGGGCAGGAGCCGAAACCCGAGCCGACGCTGCTGTTCGAGATGATGGAAAAACGCGAGGAGCTCGCGGCAGCGGGCAAACACAAGGACATGGCGCGGCTCGCCGCGCTGGTCGCCGAGATGAAGGCGCGCGAAGCGAGCGCAACCCGCGCGCTCGGTGCGGAGTTCGAGCGCGCTGCCGAAAACGGGGGCGCGTTGGCGCACACCCCGGCGCTGCTGACGGGGCTGGGAGAGCTGCGCTACGTCCGCCGGTTTCTCGACGAGGCTGCGGCCATCGAGGACGAGCTCGGCTGA
- the hscA gene encoding Fe-S protein assembly chaperone HscA: MVLLDIFDPKAPPRPIGIDLGTTNSIVAHMRDERPVALLTCDGTALLPSVVYYGEHGNVVVGASARAYATLHPAQTIASVKRFMGRGANDAETTRLGTYRFKAPVSEADSKVVRFDVGDGKVVTPVETSAEILKSLKSSAVDQLGAVGGAVVTVPAYFDDAQRQATKDAGRLAGLDVVRLLNEPTAAALAYGLDKKQNGLFAVYDLGGGTFDITILRLEDGVFQVKSTGGDSALGGDDMDRLLAEEMLSAMSGGAETARAPELVGLALGAARQAKHALTDAAEVTVELPGRTSTTVEHRVTRDHLDELIQPLLERTGRACRRALRDAEVEANELDGVILVGGSTRVPRVRAYVKELFGKEPLGDIDPELVVAYGAAVQAQLLADSSDEVLLLDVLPLSLGVETMGGGIDKILPRNTTIPAGARSTFTTYADNQTGFEIHVVQGERELAKDCRSLARFTLKGIPPMPAGLARLEVTFHVDENNLLKVEAKELTTGAYQEVDVRPSYGLSDDQVEQMLLDALDHGEADFEARRLADAKVEGSRMLLATNKALVADADLLEADEGQRVERAMRELEQAIESAEKVSRVQSRIDELDDATHAWAGRRMNRAIQAAIGGKSVDSVGESVANARGVEAHLVEHGALPTKEETG, encoded by the coding sequence ATGGTGCTACTCGACATCTTCGATCCCAAGGCTCCGCCTAGGCCGATCGGCATCGATCTGGGGACGACGAACAGCATCGTCGCGCACATGCGCGACGAGAGGCCGGTGGCTCTCCTCACTTGTGACGGAACGGCGCTGTTGCCGAGTGTCGTGTACTACGGCGAGCACGGGAACGTGGTCGTGGGTGCGTCGGCCAGGGCGTACGCGACGCTGCATCCCGCGCAGACCATCGCGAGCGTGAAGCGTTTCATGGGGCGTGGCGCCAATGACGCGGAGACGACCCGGCTCGGCACCTACCGATTCAAGGCTCCGGTGAGCGAGGCGGACTCCAAGGTCGTGCGCTTCGACGTGGGGGACGGCAAGGTGGTCACGCCAGTGGAGACAAGCGCAGAGATCTTGAAGAGCCTGAAGTCGAGCGCGGTCGATCAACTGGGCGCGGTCGGCGGTGCGGTCGTGACGGTGCCGGCTTACTTCGATGATGCACAACGCCAGGCCACGAAGGACGCGGGGCGGCTGGCGGGGCTCGACGTAGTCCGACTGCTCAACGAGCCGACGGCCGCAGCGCTGGCCTACGGCCTCGACAAGAAGCAAAATGGCCTGTTTGCGGTCTACGATCTGGGGGGCGGTACCTTCGACATCACGATCTTGCGCCTGGAGGACGGGGTGTTTCAGGTCAAGAGCACCGGCGGCGACAGCGCCCTGGGCGGCGACGACATGGACCGGCTCCTGGCCGAAGAAATGCTGTCTGCGATGAGCGGAGGCGCGGAAACAGCTCGAGCACCCGAGCTGGTTGGACTGGCTCTCGGGGCGGCGCGGCAAGCCAAACACGCACTGACCGACGCTGCCGAGGTGACCGTCGAGCTGCCAGGGCGGACCTCCACGACGGTGGAACATCGCGTGACCCGCGATCACCTCGACGAGCTGATCCAGCCGCTTCTGGAGCGCACCGGTCGAGCATGCCGGCGCGCGCTGCGTGATGCGGAGGTCGAGGCGAATGAGCTGGACGGTGTGATCTTGGTCGGCGGCTCGACGCGCGTTCCCCGGGTACGCGCGTACGTCAAAGAGCTCTTCGGCAAGGAGCCGCTCGGCGACATCGATCCCGAGCTGGTGGTGGCCTATGGAGCGGCGGTTCAGGCGCAGTTGCTCGCGGATTCGAGCGACGAAGTGCTCCTGCTCGACGTGTTGCCGCTGTCTCTGGGCGTGGAGACCATGGGCGGTGGCATCGACAAGATCTTGCCGCGCAACACCACCATTCCGGCCGGTGCGCGCTCCACTTTCACTACCTACGCGGACAACCAGACGGGGTTCGAGATCCACGTCGTGCAGGGGGAGCGCGAGCTGGCGAAGGACTGCCGCTCCCTGGCGCGCTTCACCCTGAAGGGGATCCCGCCCATGCCGGCGGGCCTGGCGCGGCTGGAAGTGACGTTCCACGTGGACGAAAACAACCTGCTCAAGGTCGAGGCCAAAGAGCTGACCACCGGCGCATATCAAGAGGTGGACGTTCGGCCGAGCTACGGGCTCTCCGACGATCAGGTCGAGCAGATGCTGCTGGACGCCCTGGACCACGGTGAAGCGGACTTCGAAGCCCGACGCCTGGCCGACGCGAAGGTCGAAGGCTCGCGCATGCTCCTGGCGACGAACAAAGCCCTGGTCGCGGACGCCGATCTCCTGGAGGCGGACGAAGGGCAGCGCGTCGAGCGCGCAATGCGCGAGCTCGAGCAGGCGATCGAGAGCGCCGAGAAGGTCTCGCGAGTGCAGAGCCGCATCGACGAGCTCGACGACGCAACCCACGCCTGGGCCGGGCGGCGCATGAACCGCGCGATTCAGGCGGCCATCGGAGGCAAGAGCGTGGATAGCGTCGGCGAGAGTGTGGCGAACGCGCGCGGAGTCGAGGCCCACCTGGTCGAGCACGGCGCGCTGCCGACCAAAGAGGAGACGGGCTGA
- a CDS encoding 2Fe-2S iron-sulfur cluster binding domain-containing protein, with amino-acid sequence MATVRFVDQGVEVEVPLGTSLLEAAQLGKAPEGSACGGVCACSTCHVYIAKGAELLSEAEEDEEDILDKAFDVRMNSRLGCQSKIVREGVIELSISKESLEAFYNEHPDVPRPG; translated from the coding sequence ATGGCCACGGTTCGATTCGTCGATCAAGGCGTCGAGGTCGAGGTGCCGTTGGGGACTTCACTGCTCGAGGCAGCGCAGCTCGGCAAGGCGCCGGAGGGCTCCGCCTGCGGCGGTGTGTGTGCCTGTTCGACCTGCCACGTCTACATTGCCAAGGGCGCGGAGCTCCTGAGCGAGGCGGAGGAAGACGAGGAAGACATCCTCGACAAAGCCTTCGACGTGCGCATGAACTCACGCCTCGGCTGTCAGTCGAAGATCGTGCGCGAGGGTGTGATCGAGCTGAGCATCAGCAAGGAGAGCCTCGAGGCCTTCTACAACGAACACCCCGACGTGCCGCGGCCGGGGTGA